The Daucus carota subsp. sativus chromosome 9, DH1 v3.0, whole genome shotgun sequence genome window below encodes:
- the LOC108201531 gene encoding E3 ubiquitin-protein ligase RING1-like, producing the protein MTSAEIPWQFYFCHQCDFDVAIRLRPNTIPRCPNCQDGFIEEIDDPTQNPNPYPVDPFAFFQNYMWNLRAGGANTQFVFDNHPYGGEGFPANMGDDYFMGEGLEQLAEDDPEQYGTPPASRTAVEGLPDVVVDDKLLGSYSAQCAVCHDDFEKDMVVKQMPCKHVYHSECLLPWLELHNSCPVCRYELPTDDPDYENRARGTDASGGENDSSGNGGGDSGCGGPQNMDTN; encoded by the coding sequence ATGACCTCCGCCGAAATTCCTTGGCAATTCTATTTCTGCCACCAATGCGACTTCGACGTGGCCATCCGTCTCAGGCCCAACACTATTCCTCGCTGCCCCAATTGTCAAGATGGGTTTATTGAGGAAATTGATGACCCGACGCAGAACCCTAATCCTTACCCGGTTGACCCGTTTGCTTTTTTTCAGAACTATATGTGGAATTTGAGGGCTGGTGGGGCCAATACTCAGTTTGTGTTTGACAATCATCCTTATGGTGGTGAGGGTTTCCCTGCCAATATGGGTGATGATTATTTTATGGGAGAAGGGCTTGAGCAGCTGGCTGAAGATGACCCGGAACAATATGGGACCCCGCCTGCTTCGAGAACTGCTGTGGAGGGGCTTCCTGATGTTGTGGttgatgataagcttttggggTCTTATTCGGCGCAGTGCGCTGTGTGTCATGATGATTTTGAGAAGGATATGGTTGTCAAGCAGATGCCTTGTAAGCATGTGTATCATTCTGAGTGTTTGTTGCCATGGTTGGAATTGCATAATTCTTGCCCTGTTTGTAGGTACGAGTTGCCTACTGATGATCCTGATTATGAGAATCGGGCTAGGGGTACTGATGCTTCTGGAGGTGAGAATGATTCAAGTGGTAATGGTGGCGGGGATTCAGGTTGTGGCGGTCCTCAGAACATGGACACAAATTAG